In Ptychodera flava strain L36383 chromosome 17, AS_Pfla_20210202, whole genome shotgun sequence, one genomic interval encodes:
- the LOC139116306 gene encoding uncharacterized protein isoform X2 encodes MATPTTQATVVTALQTPVLTTLAVSRMSTTRTATATTTNATVALTSTRTSTSQVQPVNAGPSHTRRSETSSGPRLESYDRFERSLTELRLYAERDEAAFSPEEALARLEMLVDISMDIGHKDYHKCMFPLFRDGRGKSG; translated from the exons ATGGCAACTCCAACCACACAAGCAACAGTTGTCACAGCACTGCAAACACCAGTTCTCACTACTTTGGCTGTAAGTAGAATGTCGACAACCAGGACTGCGACTGCCACTACCACCAACGCTACTGTCGCTCTAACCAGTACCCGAACAAGTACCAGCCAAGTGCAACCAGTCAATGCG GGACCCTCACATACTCGCAGATCGGAGACGTCAAGTGGCCCTCGACTGGAATCCTACGACAGGTTCGAAAGATCACTGACGGAGTTGCGGTTGTATGCTGAACGGGACGAAGCGGCTTTTAGTCCAGAAGAAGCTTTGGCTCGCCTTGAAATGCTAGTGGACATATCGATGGATATAGGACATAAAGACTATCATAA GTGTATGTTCCCGCTATTCCGGGATGGGAGAGGGAAATCAGGGTGA
- the LOC139116306 gene encoding uncharacterized protein isoform X1 → MATPTTQATVVTALQTPVLTTLAVSRMSTTRTATATTTNATVALTSTRTSTSQVQPVNAGPSHTRRSETSSGPRLESYDRFERSLTELRLYAERDEAAFSPEEALARLEMLVDISMDIGHKDYHKYVAMLRALRKERQSPAMPQMLLSLLGSGAHAEILEKIAKVKKAVGNTSTRSNAGRRENRERSSLRCWKCNRMDI, encoded by the exons ATGGCAACTCCAACCACACAAGCAACAGTTGTCACAGCACTGCAAACACCAGTTCTCACTACTTTGGCTGTAAGTAGAATGTCGACAACCAGGACTGCGACTGCCACTACCACCAACGCTACTGTCGCTCTAACCAGTACCCGAACAAGTACCAGCCAAGTGCAACCAGTCAATGCG GGACCCTCACATACTCGCAGATCGGAGACGTCAAGTGGCCCTCGACTGGAATCCTACGACAGGTTCGAAAGATCACTGACGGAGTTGCGGTTGTATGCTGAACGGGACGAAGCGGCTTTTAGTCCAGAAGAAGCTTTGGCTCGCCTTGAAATGCTAGTGGACATATCGATGGATATAGGACATAAAGACTATCATAAGTACGTAGCCATGTTACGGGCTCTGCGTAAAGAGAGACAATCACCCGCTATGCCTCAAATGCTGCTTTCCCTACTTGGATCAGGTGCACATGCAGAGATCTTAGAGAAAATTGCAAAAGTTAAGAAAGCCGTTGGTAATACTAGCACCCGTTCAAATGCTGGTCGCAGAGAGAATAGAGAAAGATCAAGTTTGCGATGTTGGAAGTGTAACAGAATGGACATATAG